The Sesamum indicum cultivar Zhongzhi No. 13 linkage group LG2, S_indicum_v1.0, whole genome shotgun sequence genome contains a region encoding:
- the LOC105174747 gene encoding uncharacterized protein LOC105174747 isoform X2, with translation MEELFQYMKTLRSQINDVADQAAKLSVEEHMLFTTVETLQKDLDLVKNETRQVKEETDQMTKAKGKIYSQILQNQRKIASLESDSSTLSQTLKLMQQEKLCLSAKLVDQSTYYEKVGQDISAQLTEHQEWINAQDFGSRPREVNEKAGGTKEFPNDVGQSLTKDFQAAQANFGKMEKLKSDLALKNTKLRQSVELVKTKMTEFKSELRDMDEKSLEEDLQALLSDKSGEAEYVQSLQLQITRVKEISHIVRCSCGEEYNVKLDK, from the exons ATGGAGGAGTTATTTCAGTACATGAAGACTCTCCGCTCTCAGATCAACG ATGTGGCGGATCAAGCAGCCAAGTTATCGGTTGAAGAGCATATGCTGTTTACCACTGTTGAGACGCTCCAAAAGGATCTCGATTTAG TGAAGAATGAAACTAGGCAAGTGAAAGAGGAAACTGATCAGATGACCAAAGCTAAGGGAAAGATCTATTCACAGATTTTGCAAAACCAGAGGAAAATTGCTTCGTTGGAATCTGATTCTTCCACCCTTAGTCAG ACGTTGAAGCTTATGCAACAAGAAAAACTATGCCTGTCAGCAAAACTTGTAGATCAAAG CACATATTATGAGAAGGTTGGTCAGGATATCAGTGCACAACTAACAGAACACCAG GAGTGGATCAATGCACAGGATTTTGGCTCACGACCCAGAGAG GTAAATGAGAAAGCAGGAGGAACAAAAG AGTTCCCGAATGATGTAGGTCAAAGTTTGACGAAGGATTTTCAAGCTGCTCAAGCCAACTTTGGTAAGATGGAAAAGCTAAAATCAGATCTTGCTTTGAAGAATACTAAG CTGAGGCAGTCTGTTGAGCTAGTGAAGACTAAAATGACTGAATTTAAG TCGGAACTTAGGGACATGGATGAGAAAAGCTTGGAAGAGGACCTTCAAGCACTCTTATCAGACAAATCTGGAGAAGCTGAGTATGTGCAGTCTCTGCAACTCCAGATTACGAGAGTGAAG gaGATCTCACACATAGTTAGGTGCTCTTGTGGTGAGGAATACAATGTTAAACTGGATAAATGA
- the LOC105174747 gene encoding uncharacterized protein LOC105174747 isoform X4: protein MEELFQYMKTLRSQINDVADQAAKLSVEEHMLFTTVETLQKDLDLVKNETRQVKEETDQMTKAKGKIYSQILQNQRKIASLESDSSTLSQTLKLMQQEKLCLSAKLVDQSTYYEKVGQDISAQLTEHQEWINAQDFGSRPREVNEKAGGTKGQSLTKDFQAAQANFGKMEKLKSDLALKNTKSELRDMDEKSLEEDLQALLSDKSGEAEYVQSLQLQITRVKEISHIVRCSCGEEYNVKLDK, encoded by the exons ATGGAGGAGTTATTTCAGTACATGAAGACTCTCCGCTCTCAGATCAACG ATGTGGCGGATCAAGCAGCCAAGTTATCGGTTGAAGAGCATATGCTGTTTACCACTGTTGAGACGCTCCAAAAGGATCTCGATTTAG TGAAGAATGAAACTAGGCAAGTGAAAGAGGAAACTGATCAGATGACCAAAGCTAAGGGAAAGATCTATTCACAGATTTTGCAAAACCAGAGGAAAATTGCTTCGTTGGAATCTGATTCTTCCACCCTTAGTCAG ACGTTGAAGCTTATGCAACAAGAAAAACTATGCCTGTCAGCAAAACTTGTAGATCAAAG CACATATTATGAGAAGGTTGGTCAGGATATCAGTGCACAACTAACAGAACACCAG GAGTGGATCAATGCACAGGATTTTGGCTCACGACCCAGAGAG GTAAATGAGAAAGCAGGAGGAACAAAAG GTCAAAGTTTGACGAAGGATTTTCAAGCTGCTCAAGCCAACTTTGGTAAGATGGAAAAGCTAAAATCAGATCTTGCTTTGAAGAATACTAAG TCGGAACTTAGGGACATGGATGAGAAAAGCTTGGAAGAGGACCTTCAAGCACTCTTATCAGACAAATCTGGAGAAGCTGAGTATGTGCAGTCTCTGCAACTCCAGATTACGAGAGTGAAG gaGATCTCACACATAGTTAGGTGCTCTTGTGGTGAGGAATACAATGTTAAACTGGATAAATGA
- the LOC105174747 gene encoding uncharacterized protein LOC105174747 isoform X1, whose translation MEELFQYMKTLRSQINDVADQAAKLSVEEHMLFTTVETLQKDLDLVKNETRQVKEETDQMTKAKGKIYSQILQNQRKIASLESDSSTLSQTLKLMQQEKLCLSAKLVDQSTYYEKVGQDISAQLTEHQEWINAQDFGSRPREVNEKAGGTKEFPNDVGQSLTKDFQAAQANFGKMEKLKSDLALKNTKLRQSVELVKTKMTEFKVVSTFFFLVCYLICIYLVDFNMLWLVYLFRHTKQTQIQKDKNKKEKRKEHSLLLPKSIFIIHYIKQQMPGNSEEIINCLGIHLLDGRMIETFRV comes from the exons ATGGAGGAGTTATTTCAGTACATGAAGACTCTCCGCTCTCAGATCAACG ATGTGGCGGATCAAGCAGCCAAGTTATCGGTTGAAGAGCATATGCTGTTTACCACTGTTGAGACGCTCCAAAAGGATCTCGATTTAG TGAAGAATGAAACTAGGCAAGTGAAAGAGGAAACTGATCAGATGACCAAAGCTAAGGGAAAGATCTATTCACAGATTTTGCAAAACCAGAGGAAAATTGCTTCGTTGGAATCTGATTCTTCCACCCTTAGTCAG ACGTTGAAGCTTATGCAACAAGAAAAACTATGCCTGTCAGCAAAACTTGTAGATCAAAG CACATATTATGAGAAGGTTGGTCAGGATATCAGTGCACAACTAACAGAACACCAG GAGTGGATCAATGCACAGGATTTTGGCTCACGACCCAGAGAG GTAAATGAGAAAGCAGGAGGAACAAAAG AGTTCCCGAATGATGTAGGTCAAAGTTTGACGAAGGATTTTCAAGCTGCTCAAGCCAACTTTGGTAAGATGGAAAAGCTAAAATCAGATCTTGCTTTGAAGAATACTAAG CTGAGGCAGTCTGTTGAGCTAGTGAAGACTAAAATGACTGAATTTAAGGTGGtctctacatttttttttcttgtctgCTATTTGATATGTATCTACTTGGTGGACTTTAACATGCTTTGGTTAGTATACCTTTTCAGGCATACCAAACAGacacaaatacaaaaagacaaaaataaaaaagaaaaaaggaaggaaCATAGTCTGCTGTTGCCAAAAagtattttcattattcactACATAAAGCAGCAAATGCCAGGAAATTCAGAGGAGATAATTAACTGTTTAGGCATCCATCTTTTAGATGGTAGAATGATTGAAACATTCCGAGTCTGA
- the LOC105174747 gene encoding uncharacterized protein LOC105174747 isoform X3 → MEELFQYMKTLRSQINDVADQAAKLSVEEHMLFTTVETLQKDLDLVKNETRQVKEETDQMTKAKGKIYSQILQNQRKIASLESDSSTLSQTLKLMQQEKLCLSAKLVDQSTYYEKVGQDISAQLTEHQEWINAQDFGSRPREVNEKAGGTKEFPNDVGQSLTKDFQAAQANFGKMEKLKSDLALKNTKSELRDMDEKSLEEDLQALLSDKSGEAEYVQSLQLQITRVKEISHIVRCSCGEEYNVKLDK, encoded by the exons ATGGAGGAGTTATTTCAGTACATGAAGACTCTCCGCTCTCAGATCAACG ATGTGGCGGATCAAGCAGCCAAGTTATCGGTTGAAGAGCATATGCTGTTTACCACTGTTGAGACGCTCCAAAAGGATCTCGATTTAG TGAAGAATGAAACTAGGCAAGTGAAAGAGGAAACTGATCAGATGACCAAAGCTAAGGGAAAGATCTATTCACAGATTTTGCAAAACCAGAGGAAAATTGCTTCGTTGGAATCTGATTCTTCCACCCTTAGTCAG ACGTTGAAGCTTATGCAACAAGAAAAACTATGCCTGTCAGCAAAACTTGTAGATCAAAG CACATATTATGAGAAGGTTGGTCAGGATATCAGTGCACAACTAACAGAACACCAG GAGTGGATCAATGCACAGGATTTTGGCTCACGACCCAGAGAG GTAAATGAGAAAGCAGGAGGAACAAAAG AGTTCCCGAATGATGTAGGTCAAAGTTTGACGAAGGATTTTCAAGCTGCTCAAGCCAACTTTGGTAAGATGGAAAAGCTAAAATCAGATCTTGCTTTGAAGAATACTAAG TCGGAACTTAGGGACATGGATGAGAAAAGCTTGGAAGAGGACCTTCAAGCACTCTTATCAGACAAATCTGGAGAAGCTGAGTATGTGCAGTCTCTGCAACTCCAGATTACGAGAGTGAAG gaGATCTCACACATAGTTAGGTGCTCTTGTGGTGAGGAATACAATGTTAAACTGGATAAATGA
- the LOC105174736 gene encoding probable sucrose-phosphate synthase 4 isoform X4, producing MCWRIWHLARKKKQIAWDATQKLVNQRLEREKSRSDAAADLSELSEEEKEKEESNRTDSVTDISRINSQTQIWSDDKSRQLYVVLISLHGLVRGENMELGRDSDTGGQVKYVVELARALANMDGVHRVDLLTRQITSPEVDSTYGEPIEMLSCPSDGFGSCGAYIIRIPCGPPEKYIPKESLWAYIPEYVDGALSHIINMAKALGDQVNGGKPAWPYVIHGHYADAGEVAARLSGVLNVPMVFTGHSLGRNKLEQLLKQGTLSREDINTTYKITRRIEAEELGLDSAEVVVTSTRQEIEEQWGLYDGFDIQLERKLRIRRRRGVSCLGRYMPRMVVIPPGMDFSSVLAQESLDSDGDLKSLIGNDKIHKRPIPPIWSEIMRFFTNPHKPMILALSRPDPKKNITTLLKAFGECPPLRELANLTLILGNRDSIEDMSNSSSSVLTTVLKLIDKYDLYGQVAYPKHHKQPEVPEIYRLAAKTKGVFINPALVEPFGLTLIEAAAYGLPIVATRNGGPVDILKALNNGLLVDPHDQKAISDALLKLVADKNLWHECRKVGLKNIHKFSWTEHCSNYLSHVEQCRNHYSTNHLSVVSTPEEPLSESLRGIEDLSLKFSIDVDVKANGELDITSSEQKVIDVLLQKATSKGKTIDIYFPGRRQWLYVVAADSYNSNGSPTEALPLIIKNVMQVGGSKSNQIGFVLLTGLSLTETKDMLTNYQVNLEHFDALVCSSGSEMYYPWRDFEVDEDHESHIGYRWPGENIKSMVMRLAQIESGPENDDMQLSQCSSRCYSYSIKPGAKTCKIDELRQRLRMRGLRCNLVYTHAAKRLNVIPLFASRSQALRYLSVRWSIELPKMVVFLGERGDTDYEELLGGLHKTVILRGSVHYASDMIGHGEESFKTDDIVSLASKKIALAEGFEVHDISKVLGYIGIM from the exons TCTTCATGGGTTGGTGCGAGGAGAAAACATGGAACTTGGACGAGACTCTGATACAGGTGGTCAG GTAAAGTACGTAGTCGAATTGGCTCGAGCTCTAGCAAACATGGATGGTGTGCACAGAGTCGATCTTCTGACGCGACAAATCACATCCCCGGAGGTGGACTCCACCTACGGAGAACCAATTGAGATGCTTTCATGCCCATCTGATGGATTCGGCAGCTGTGGTGCCTACATTATTCGAATCCCGTGCGGGCCTCCTGAAAA GTACATCCCCAAAGAGTCACTCTGGGCTTACATACCGGAATATGTTGATGGAGCTCTCAGCCACATTATCAACATGGCAAAAGCTCTAGGAGATCAAGTCAATGGTGGAAAACCAGCATGGCCTTATGTCATTCATGGCCACTACGCAGATGCGGGGGAAGTGGCGGCACGCTTATCTGGTGTCCTAAATGTGCCAATGGTGTTTACTGGGCACTCCTTGGGCAGGAACAAATTGGAGCAGTTACTTAAACAGGGTACGCTTTCTAGGGAGGATATCAACACCACATACAAGATAACGAGGAGAATTGAAGCGGAGGAGTTGGGGTTGGATTCTGCTGAGGTGGTAGTAACAAGCACGAGGCAAGAGATTGAAGAGCAGTGGGGTCTGTATGATGGATTTGACATCCAGTTGGAAAGGAAACTTAGGATTAGGAGACGGCGAGGAGTAAGCTGCCTTGGAAGATACATGCCGAGAATGGTG GTTATACCACCAGGCATGGACTTCAGCAGTGTGTTAGCACAAGAATCATTAGACAGCGATGGAGATCTCAAATCATTAATTGGTAACGACAAGATCCACAAGCGACCTATACCTCCGATATGGTCCGAG ATTATGCGTTTCTTCACAAATCCTCACAAGCCCATGATACTAGCATTATCTCGTCCAGatccaaagaaaaatatcaccACTTTACTGAAGGCTTTTGGAGAATGCCCACCCCTTCGTGAACTGGCAAATTTG ACGCTGATACTTGGTAACAGAGACAGCATTGAAGATATGTCCAACAGCAGTTCATCTGTTCTTACCACTGTACTCAAGCTCATTGACAAGTATGACTTGTATGGTCAGGTGGCGTATCCAAAGCATCACAAGCAACCAGAAGTTCCTGAAATATATCGTCTAGCAGCCAAAACTAAG GGAGTTTTCATCAATCCGGCCCTAGTAGAACCATTTGGTCTCACTCTCATTGAG GCTGCAGCTTATGGATTACCCATTGTTGCCACCAGAAATGGCGGACCTGTGGATATACTGAag GCACTCAATAATGGTCTGCTTGTTGACCCGCATGACCAGAAAGCCATATCAGATGCTCTTCTGAAGCTTGTTGCTGACAAAAACCTCTGGCATGAGTGTCGGAAAGTTGGCCTGAAAAATATCCATAAGTTTTCATGGACAGAGCACTGCAGTAACTACCTCTCGCATGTCGAGCAGTGCAGAAATCACTACTCAACCAATCATCTTTCCGTTGTGTCAACTCCTGAGGAGCCACTAAGTGAATCACTCCGTGGCATTGAAGACCTTTCGTTAAAGTTTTCCATCGATGTAGATGTAAAGGCGAATGGTGAACTTGATATAACTAGCAGTGAGCAGAAAGTCATTGATGTTCTATTGCAAAAGGCGACTTCTAAAGGAAAAACCATCGATATTTATTTTCCAGGGAGAAGGCAATGGCTGTATGTAGTAGCTGCAGACAGTTATAACAGCAATGGAAGTCCCACTGAGGCATTACCTTTGATTATCAAGAATGTTATGCAGGTTGGAGGATCCAAGTCTAACCAGATAGGTTTTGTATTATTGACAGGTTTGAGTCTGACAGAGACGAAGGATATGCTGACAAATTACCAGGTAAACCTAGAACACTTTGATGCACTGGTTTGTAGCAGCGGAAGCGAAATGTACTATCCCTGGAGGGATTTTGAAGTAGATGAAGACCATGAATCCCACATTGGTTACCGTTGGCCAGGcgaaaatattaaatccaTGGTAATGAGGCTTGCACAGATAGAAAGTGGTCCTGAGAATGATGATATGCAACTAAGTCAATGTAGCTCACGGTGCTACTCATATAGCATTAAACCAGGAGCCAAG ACTTGTAAAATTGATGAACTAAGACAGAGGCTACGCATGAGAGGCCTGCGGTGCAACCTAGTTTATACGCATGCTgcaaaaagattaaatgtgaTACCATTATTTGCATCAAGATCCCAAGCTCTCAG ATACTTATCAGTTAGATGGAGTATTGAACTTCCCAAAATGGTGGTATTTCTGGGGGAAAGAGGGGATACGGATTATGAAGAGTTGCTTGGAGGTCTTCACAAGACTGTTATTCTGAGAGGTTCTGTTCATTATGCAAGTGACATGATTGGGCATGGTGAGGAGTCCTTCAAAACGGATGACATAGTTTCCCTGGCGAGCAAAAAGATAGCTCTTGCAGAGGGCTTTGAAGTTCATGACATCTCCAAAGTCTTGGGATATATTGGAATCATGTGA